The DNA sequence CAGCAGCTGCGTCCGGTCCACATCCCGTCCCTCTCTCGCGGGTCACACAGTACCGCGCGACGCACTCTACTGTGCATGACACAGTAGTCAAGGTCGCGCTGCGCTGCCGGTCGCGGCGGGGGCGCAGCACACCGGTACCGTCACCGCTATGGACGACACCCAGGAAGATCGACTCGCGGTCTACATCGACTACGAGAACCTCGCGATCGGCGCACGCGACACCGGGTACCGGTTCGACGTCGGCGCGCTCGCGGACATCCTCGCGGAGCGTGGCCGGCTGGTGGTCCGCCGGGCGTACGCCGACTGGCACCTGTTCAGCGACGATCGTCGGTCGCTGGTCGACGGCCACGTCGAGCTGATCGACATCCCGCAGCGGCCGGACTCGGTGCGCAAGAACGCCGCGGACATCAAGATGGCGGTGGACGCGATGGAGCTGGCGTTCACCAGCGAGTACGTGTCCACGTTCGTGATCGTGTCCGGTGACTCGGATTTCACGCCGTTGGTCAACAAGCTCCGAGCGCTGAACAAGCGGGTGATCGGCGTGGGCGTGCAGGGATCGACGTCGTCAATGCTCCCGCCCGCCTGTGACGAGTTCATCTTCTACGACCGGCTGGAGAACGCTCCGCGCCGGGACGGCCGTCCTGCCCGCGCGACGCGTCCGAAGGAAGGCCGGGCGAAGCACGACAGCGTCCATGACCTCAACCGGCTGGTCACGCAGACCCTGTCCGGTCTGCAACGGTCATCGACCGGCCCGGTGTACGCATCGAGCCTCAAGCGCGCACTGCTCCGGAAGGATCCCACGTTCTCGGAGGCGGAGTACGGGTTCCGGGCGTTCACCGAGCTGCTCCGCCATCTGGAATCGGAAGGGCAGCTGGAGCTGTCGGAGGGACCGGCTCAGGGTGATCCGCAGGTCGATTTCGCTGAAGCCAGCGGCGGCGAGCAGCAGGCGTTCGACCTGCTCGTCGACGTGGTCCGCGACCTGCAGGAGCGGAACGGCGACGAACCGCCGCTTTCCGGCCTGAAGGACCAGATCCGCAAGCGGGACGCCGAGTTCTCCGAGAAGGACTTCGGGTTCTCCAGCTTCCTGCAGTTCGTCAAGGCCGCCGACACCCGCGGGCTGATCGACCTGACGTTCGATGAGGACGACGCCGAGTACTACCTGCGCGCCACCGCCCGTTGAACGAGGTGGGGCGGAGCGGTCACCCGCCGGTGGGTCCCTCGGCCTTCCCGACGACCTGATCGATCAGGCCGTACTCACGCGCTTCGGCGGCGGTCAGCCAGAAGTCGCGGTCGGTGTCCTCGCGGATCTTGTCCACGGGCTGCCCGGTCCGCTCGGCCAGGATCTCGTTGATCCGCTCACGCAGGTACACGATGTTCTGAGCCTGGATCTCGATGTCGCGGGCCGAGCCGCGCGCGCCACCGAGCGGCTGGTGGATCATGATCCGGGCGTTCTCGGTCGCTGACCGCGTGCCGGTCCCGCTGGCGAGGATCACCGCTGCGGCGGACGCCGCCATCCCCACGCAACGTGTGTTCACCTTCGAGCGCAGCAGCTGCATCGTGTCGAAGACCGCGAACAGCCCGCTGATGATCCCGCCGGGGGAGTTGACGTAGAGGGTGATGTCGTCTTTGCTTTCCGCGTCCAGTGCGAGCATCTGCGCGACCAGCGGATCAGCGTTGGTGTCCTCGATCGGGCCCTTCAAGTACAGGATCCGCGATTCGAACAGCTTGCGGAACGCCTGCTGGCTGATGCCGGTGAGTTCGTCGAGCTCCACGCTGATCTCGTCTCATGGGTCGGTCGTCGGCCGCGTCAGCCTACCGGCGGTCAGCGCGTCGGCCGAGCGGCACCGGTCACGCACGTCGTGGCGGCGGGCAACCCTCGATCCGGTCACAGAAGCTCCGGCCGATCGC is a window from the Actinomycetota bacterium genome containing:
- a CDS encoding NYN domain-containing protein; translated protein: MDDTQEDRLAVYIDYENLAIGARDTGYRFDVGALADILAERGRLVVRRAYADWHLFSDDRRSLVDGHVELIDIPQRPDSVRKNAADIKMAVDAMELAFTSEYVSTFVIVSGDSDFTPLVNKLRALNKRVIGVGVQGSTSSMLPPACDEFIFYDRLENAPRRDGRPARATRPKEGRAKHDSVHDLNRLVTQTLSGLQRSSTGPVYASSLKRALLRKDPTFSEAEYGFRAFTELLRHLESEGQLELSEGPAQGDPQVDFAEASGGEQQAFDLLVDVVRDLQERNGDEPPLSGLKDQIRKRDAEFSEKDFGFSSFLQFVKAADTRGLIDLTFDEDDAEYYLRATAR
- a CDS encoding ATP-dependent Clp protease proteolytic subunit, translated to MSVELDELTGISQQAFRKLFESRILYLKGPIEDTNADPLVAQMLALDAESKDDITLYVNSPGGIISGLFAVFDTMQLLRSKVNTRCVGMAASAAAVILASGTGTRSATENARIMIHQPLGGARGSARDIEIQAQNIVYLRERINEILAERTGQPVDKIREDTDRDFWLTAAEAREYGLIDQVVGKAEGPTGG